The window AAGCTGTCGTTTTTCTGCCTGTGTCAGTTGATTCAGCATGTTGTACCTCCGCAGATGGTTGCTAAGGGTGTGTTAATGTACTATATTGGGAGGACCTTTGACAAGTGATACCTTATGGGATGGGAGGTCGTCATGATTAGACGATTTAAAGTACTGGTGGGCGGTGAGTGGCTGGGAGACGACTGCCGTGGAATCGAAGTGCTGAACCCCTATGACGACTCGGTGATCGGTATCGTTCCCGAGGCTGCGCCGGATGATGTGGAGCGGGCAATCATTGCTGCACGGGTCGGTTATCAAGGTATGGCCCAGTTACCTGCTTATAAAAGATCTGAAATCCTGGCTCGTACAGCTTCGTTCATAGCACGCGACCGAGAGGAAATTGCTGCCATCATCGCCCAGGAAGCCGGGAAATCCTGGCGATACGCCCTCGCGGAGGCGGACCGGAGCGCCGAGACCTTTTCCTTTGCTGCCCATGAAGCGAAAAACGCCCATGGCGAACTGGTCCCCATGGATGCCTCTCCGGTTTCCGCTGGTAGGTTCGGGTATTACCTCCGTGAGCCGATCGGCGTTATCGGCGCCATTACCCCCTTCAATTTCCCGTTGAACCTGGTCGCGCACAAGGTCGCCCCGGCTCTGGCAGCGGGGAATGCCATTATCCTCAAGCCTGCGACCAAGACGCCTCTCTCCTCGATCAAGCTGGCACAACTTCTTGAAGAGGCCGGTCTTCCAGCCGGCGGAATCAACCTGGTTATCGGTAGTGGGTCCACTGTGGGAAACCGGCTGGTCGAGGACGAACGGCTCGCCATGATCACCTTCACCGGCAGTCCGCCGGTGGGGCGTGCCATAAAATCCCGCGCAGGTTTGAAGCGGGTTACTCTGGAACTCGGTTCCAACTCCCCGACCATCATCGAAGAGGATGGCGATGTGGAAAAGGCGGTCTCTCGCTGCGTTGTGGGGAGTTTTGCCAATTCAGGACAGGTCTGCATCTCTGTGCAGAGGATCTTCGTTCATCAGAGCCGATATGATGAATTCGTTGCCAAGTTTGTCGCTGCAACGAACATGCTGAAGGTCGGGAACCCGATGGACAAGGAGTGCGATATAGGCCCGATGATCTCCCGTGAAGAGCTCGACAGGTCGGTCGCATGGCTTGAAGAAGCCAAGGCGGCCGGAGCCCGCATCGCAGCGGGAGGGAAGGTACATGGAAATTGTCTTGAACCGACCATTCTGGTCGACGTCACCCCGGAAATGAAGGTAATGTGTTCGGAGGTCTTTGCGCCCATCGTTTCGGTTGTCGCTTATCGCGATTTCGATCAGGCCCTGGCCCTGGCCGATGATTCGGTTTACGGGCTGCAGGCCGGCATCTATACCAGCGATATCAGCAAGGCGTTCAAGGCCATTCGTCGGCTTGACGTGGGGGGAGTGATCATCAACGACGTTCCAACCTTCCGGGTTGATCACATGCCGTACGGAGGCAATAAGGAAAGCGGGCTTGGCCGCGAGGGGATAAAGTTTGCCCTTGAGGAGATGACCAATATTAAGATGGTCTGCATTAACGTTTAATGAGAAATGATTTTCCAGTTTGCGTTGTTTGGATGAATATTTTTTTAGCTGTATGCCGTATACACTTTGTAACTCATTGAAATAGCAATATGAAAAAATAAAAACACCTTATAAAAAAGTCTTGACATTTGTGGCGAAGATAGTATATTTCGCTGTCGTTGAGCTTAGAAAAGCCATGCGCTGTGCGCGAGAATGGTATTCAAAAAAGAAAAGAGGTGAAAACGTCCATGAAAAAAATGATCTCCCTTGCACTTTGCCTTTCTCTGGCTCTGGCGTTCACCGCCGGCTGCAAGAAGAAGGAAGAAGCTCCGGCTCCGGCACCTGCTCCTGCTGCTGAGGCTCCGAAGGCCCCTGAGGCCCAGAAGCCGATGTCTTCTGCTCAGGCTCCGGCCGCTCCGGCTGCTCCGGCCGAGAAGCACTAAGCATCAGGTTTCCGTTTTTTGGGAACACAATGGCCTGCAGGTATCCTCTGCAGGCCATTTCTTTTGCCAGAAACACCTTGACATGCACTTTTCAAGAGTGCTATAAAAAACGACTCCGTGCAAAGGCCGGAGAGTTTTTCCGAGGGAGGCACCATGGAAAGGACATTCGCAATAATCAAGCCCGACGCGGTTGAGCGCAACCTCGCCGGCAAGATCCTCACCAAGATCGAAGAGGCCGGTTTCAGG of the Geobacter sp. genome contains:
- a CDS encoding aldehyde dehydrogenase family protein; protein product: MIRRFKVLVGGEWLGDDCRGIEVLNPYDDSVIGIVPEAAPDDVERAIIAARVGYQGMAQLPAYKRSEILARTASFIARDREEIAAIIAQEAGKSWRYALAEADRSAETFSFAAHEAKNAHGELVPMDASPVSAGRFGYYLREPIGVIGAITPFNFPLNLVAHKVAPALAAGNAIILKPATKTPLSSIKLAQLLEEAGLPAGGINLVIGSGSTVGNRLVEDERLAMITFTGSPPVGRAIKSRAGLKRVTLELGSNSPTIIEEDGDVEKAVSRCVVGSFANSGQVCISVQRIFVHQSRYDEFVAKFVAATNMLKVGNPMDKECDIGPMISREELDRSVAWLEEAKAAGARIAAGGKVHGNCLEPTILVDVTPEMKVMCSEVFAPIVSVVAYRDFDQALALADDSVYGLQAGIYTSDISKAFKAIRRLDVGGVIINDVPTFRVDHMPYGGNKESGLGREGIKFALEEMTNIKMVCINV